One Desulfallas thermosapovorans DSM 6562 DNA segment encodes these proteins:
- the coaE gene encoding dephospho-CoA kinase (Dephospho-CoA kinase (CoaE) performs the final step in coenzyme A biosynthesis.) gives MLVVGLTGNIGSGKSSVARFLKEMGARVIDTDQVARDVVAPGTPALNQIIKHFGTGILNADGTLDRPKMARIVFNDPEALKRLNSIVHPAIRAEILKDIADYKTKRDAPLLVIEAPLLIETGMNNIVDQVWLVTVDAKTQIQRVMKRDNATAEQVTRRLAAQMPQEDKLPYAHRVIDNSGTPGETLQQLQQIWSDTIDRPQAQAE, from the coding sequence ATGCTAGTAGTTGGACTTACCGGCAATATAGGGAGCGGCAAAAGTAGCGTGGCCCGTTTTTTAAAGGAAATGGGGGCCAGGGTAATTGATACCGATCAGGTGGCCAGGGATGTGGTAGCCCCGGGAACACCGGCGCTAAACCAAATCATCAAGCATTTCGGCACCGGCATATTAAATGCCGACGGTACCCTGGACCGGCCTAAAATGGCTCGAATAGTTTTCAATGATCCGGAAGCCCTAAAACGCCTGAACTCTATTGTACACCCCGCCATTAGGGCCGAAATATTAAAGGATATCGCCGATTATAAAACTAAACGGGACGCCCCCCTGCTGGTTATCGAGGCCCCGCTGCTCATTGAAACGGGAATGAATAATATTGTTGACCAGGTTTGGCTGGTAACCGTGGATGCCAAGACGCAAATCCAGCGAGTAATGAAAAGGGACAACGCCACCGCAGAGCAAGTGACCCGCCGCCTGGCTGCCCAAATGCCCCAGGAAGACAAGCTTCCCTATGCCCACAGGGTTATCGACAACAGCGGTACCCCCGGTGAAACACTACAACAATTGCAGCAAATATGGAGTGATACCATTGACCGCCCGCAGGCGCAGGCTGAATAA
- a CDS encoding lytic transglycosylase domain-containing protein, which produces MIPLTARRRRLNKFRFILFLFILLVLVNFTSILKLLYPMPYSDKILKYADKAGIDPYFLTAVMKTESNFNPNAVSPKDARGLMQIMPETGAWIAEQINLYPYHPELLFDPETNIRLGAWYIANLEDEFAGNKIMVLAAYNGGRGNVRKWLEEDKISGGILDIAAIPYPETRNFVRKVLWNYKVYTWLYDKQ; this is translated from the coding sequence GTGATACCATTGACCGCCCGCAGGCGCAGGCTGAATAAATTCAGATTCATATTATTCCTATTTATACTACTGGTTCTCGTTAACTTTACCAGTATACTTAAACTGCTTTATCCCATGCCCTACAGCGATAAAATATTAAAATATGCGGACAAGGCCGGAATTGACCCTTATTTTTTAACCGCAGTAATGAAAACTGAAAGCAATTTCAACCCCAACGCTGTTTCCCCCAAAGATGCCCGGGGATTGATGCAAATCATGCCCGAAACAGGCGCGTGGATTGCCGAACAAATCAACCTTTATCCCTACCACCCGGAGCTGCTGTTTGACCCGGAAACCAACATCCGCCTAGGCGCCTGGTATATCGCCAATCTAGAGGATGAATTCGCCGGCAACAAAATAATGGTGCTGGCCGCTTATAACGGAGGGCGGGGCAATGTACGCAAATGGCTGGAGGAAGACAAGATATCGGGTGGGATCTTAGACATAGCCGCGATCCCTTACCCGGAAACAAGAAATTTTGTGCGCAAGGTATTGTGGAATTATAAGGTTTATACCTGGCTATACGACAAACAGTGA
- a CDS encoding indolepyruvate oxidoreductase subunit beta, with protein MSAFVEPLNIIITGVGGQGNVLASQVVSVAAVEAGYRVVVGETFGVSQRGGSVMSHVRISKNKTYGPLIPRGQAGVIAGFEPLETLRVMFNYANPDTVVIMNDRPNYPLGCLLGEDNYPEPARIEDTIRRRVTRLYCLPATELAKEAGSPLAANMVMTGALVGSGLLPFGREYFTRTIEILFKDGVRDLNLTAFELGYRLVAG; from the coding sequence ATGAGTGCTTTTGTGGAACCGCTGAATATCATCATTACCGGTGTGGGTGGTCAGGGCAACGTGCTGGCCTCTCAGGTGGTTTCCGTGGCTGCGGTGGAGGCCGGGTACAGGGTGGTGGTGGGTGAAACCTTTGGTGTTTCCCAGCGAGGCGGCTCAGTTATGAGCCACGTGCGCATTTCCAAAAATAAAACCTACGGCCCTTTGATTCCCCGGGGACAGGCGGGGGTGATTGCAGGTTTTGAACCCCTGGAGACTTTACGGGTGATGTTTAATTACGCCAACCCGGACACGGTGGTGATTATGAATGACCGCCCCAATTACCCACTGGGCTGTTTGCTGGGGGAGGACAATTACCCTGAACCGGCTCGTATCGAGGATACCATTAGAAGGCGGGTGACCCGGTTGTACTGCTTGCCGGCCACTGAACTGGCCAAGGAGGCGGGCAGTCCCCTGGCGGCTAACATGGTAATGACCGGCGCACTGGTGGGCAGTGGTTTATTGCCCTTTGGGCGTGAATACTTCACTCGAACAATTGAAATTTTGTTTAAGGATGGCGTACGGGATTTAAACCTGACCGCCTTTGAACTGGGCTACCGGCTGGTGGCCGGGTAA
- a CDS encoding spore coat protein: MKFTDMDMLQDYEKDTRMAALAYALVETEIIDPNLRKIMGKAAASAAQSQQKFLNLIIKKGDRP, translated from the coding sequence ATGAAATTTACAGACATGGACATGCTTCAAGACTACGAAAAAGATACCAGAATGGCTGCATTGGCTTATGCTCTCGTAGAAACAGAGATAATTGACCCAAATCTTCGCAAAATAATGGGTAAAGCCGCCGCTTCTGCCGCGCAGTCCCAACAAAAATTTTTGAACTTAATTATAAAAAAAGGAGATAGGCCATAA
- a CDS encoding metallophosphoesterase: MARILVLSIIVLIYGLLNYWIGMRMWQLLGKFIPNLPVGLYWSIFWFIVLSYIAGRFGERFLSPEIFRFLTILGSYWLAVMVYFAMVLGLLELVRFTYKHITFLPRGAFDQFPAAPLIGLGVVMIVLIIVIYGWLNARNPQVVHYDINIPKQAGNIKQLHVVAVSDLHLGNIVHNKRLNELVVIITKLNPDIILLPGDIVDENPLPFIEQNMEYTLRRLAPRYGIYAVPGNHEYIGGSWVEIISGLEKAGVKVLRDEVVKALA, from the coding sequence ATGGCTCGAATACTGGTCTTATCAATAATTGTTTTAATATACGGATTACTCAACTACTGGATCGGTATGCGTATGTGGCAGTTGTTAGGAAAGTTCATACCTAATCTGCCCGTCGGGTTATACTGGTCTATATTCTGGTTTATCGTCCTGTCCTATATAGCGGGACGTTTTGGGGAAAGATTCCTTTCACCGGAGATATTCCGGTTCTTAACTATACTGGGTTCCTATTGGCTTGCCGTCATGGTTTATTTCGCTATGGTGCTTGGATTATTGGAGCTGGTTCGTTTTACGTATAAACATATAACTTTTCTACCCCGGGGAGCCTTTGACCAATTCCCCGCCGCACCATTGATTGGCTTAGGGGTAGTTATGATTGTACTAATTATTGTAATTTATGGTTGGTTGAATGCTAGGAACCCGCAGGTGGTCCATTATGACATCAATATCCCCAAACAGGCGGGTAATATTAAACAGCTGCATGTGGTGGCAGTCTCCGACCTGCACCTGGGAAATATAGTGCACAACAAGCGTTTAAACGAATTGGTAGTTATAATTACAAAATTAAACCCGGATATAATATTGTTGCCCGGTGATATAGTGGATGAAAATCCTCTGCCTTTTATTGAACAAAATATGGAGTATACTTTGCGCAGGCTGGCACCACGGTATGGTATTTATGCCGTGCCGGGAAACCATGAATATATAGGTGGCAGTTGGGTTGAAATTATTAGCGGTTTGGAAAAAGCGGGCGTCAAGGTACTGCGGGATGAAGTCGTTAAGGCATTGGCATAG